Proteins from a genomic interval of Cottoperca gobio chromosome 8, fCotGob3.1, whole genome shotgun sequence:
- the LOC115011821 gene encoding LOW QUALITY PROTEIN: GTPase IMAP family member 7 (The sequence of the model RefSeq protein was modified relative to this genomic sequence to represent the inferred CDS: deleted 2 bases in 2 codons) → MSSSENAASHEVCEASPPPSEAEPLRIVLLGRTGTGRSSSGNTILGRSAFWVNVSPCSVTTQCRRQTGTVDGRSVSVVDTPGFLHTRLSPEEVMAEVGRCVAMSSPGPHVFLVTLQVGRFTQEERDALEWIKAMFGPGTAMFTVVLFTWGEQLQGKRIEDFLGESDELAEFVRSCTGYHIFDNSEPQKRKGCSQQVVQLLKKIDKAVANNGGSCYSNEMFKEAERAVREAQERILGDRGHKVESPRKETEEQRPELERRREEDERKRAERLFWCELVTAVGKGAAEGAGIMGKDEGKGKAVKKVKVMERAAALAASPLSITSAAKAVGGAVREGSKVLYKHRKTFLKTPH, encoded by the exons ATGTCGTCATCTGAAAATGCTGCGTCACATGAAG TCTGTGAAGCATCACCCCCTCCATCCGAGGCTGAACCCCTGAGGATCGTTCTGTTGGGGCGGACAGGAACAGGCAGGAGCTCTTCAGGGAACACCATCCTGGGCCGGTCCGCTTTCTGGGTCAACGTCTCCCCGTGTTCTGTCACCACACAGTGCAGGAGGCAGACTGGGACAGTGGACGGCCGGAGTGTCTCTGTGGTGGACACTCCGGGTTTCCTTCACACACGCCTGTCCCCTGAGGAGGTCATGGCAGAGGTGGGACGGTGCGTTGCCATGTCCTCTCCGGGACCCCACGTCTTCTTGGTGACCCTGCAGGTCGGAAGGTTCACCCAGGAGGAGAGGGACGCCTTGGAGTGGATCAAGGCTATGTTTGGGCCTGGAACCGCCATGTTTACCGTGGTGTTGTTCACCTGGGGAGAGCAGCTGCAGGGCAAACGCATCGAGGACTTCCTGGGAGAGAGTGACGAGCTGGCGGAATTTGTCCGCAGCTGCACGGGGTATCACATCTTTGATAATAGTGAACCGCAAAAGAGAAAGGGATGCTCACAACAGGTCGTACAGCTTCTCAAAAAGATAGAC AAGGCTGTGGCGAACAATGGAGGCAGTTGCTATAGCAATGAGATGTTCAAAGAGGCTGAGAGGGCCGTCAGGGAGGCGCAGGAGAGGATTCTA GGAGACAGAGGTCACAAGGTGGAGTCTCCTCGGAAAGAAACAGAGGAGCAGAGGCCAGAgttagagaggaggagggaagaggacgAGAGGAAAAGGGCGGAGAGGCTTTTCTGGTGTGAGCTGGTGACTGCCGTGGGGAAAGGTGCAGCAGAGGGGGCGGGGATCATGGGGAAAGATGAAGGGAAAGGAAAGGCTGTGAAGAAGGTGAAGGTGATGGAGAGGGCGGCGGCTCTGGCAGCATCGCCGCTCTCCATCACTTCAGCTGCAAAAGCGGTGGGAGGAGCTGTGAGGGAGGGAAGCAAGGTGTTatataaacacagaaaaacGTTCCTGAAAACTCCTCATTGA
- the kdelr3 gene encoding ER lumen protein-retaining receptor 3, with protein sequence MNIFRLAGDVSHLVAIIILLLKIWKSKSCAGISGKSQVLFALVFTTRYLDLFTVFISPYNTVMKVVFLGLSYATVYLIYMRLRNTYNSENDTFRVEFLLVPVVGLSFLENYAFTPLEILWTFSIFLESVAIMPQLFMITKTGEAESITTHYLFFLGLYRALYIANWVWRYHTEGFFDQIAVVSGVVQTIFYCDFFYLYVTKVLRGRGKMSLPMPI encoded by the exons ATGAATATCTTTCGTCTGGCGGGTGATGTGTCACATCTGGTGGCTATCATTATCCTGTTACTGAAGATATGGAAATCCAAATCCTGTGCTG GCATCTCTGGGAAGTCCCAGGTGCTGTTTGCACTTGTCTTCACCACCAGGTACCTTGACTTGTTCACTGTCTTCATCTCTCCTTACAACACGGTCATGAAG GTGGTCTTCCTTGGTCTGTCCTATGCTACTGTGTACCTGATCTACATGCGCCTCAGGAACACGTACAACTCTGAGAACGACACGTTCCGTGTGGAGTTCCTGTTGGTGCCGGTCGTCGGGCTGTCCTTCCTGGAGAACTACGCTTTCACCCCACTagag aTCCTGTGGACCTTCTCCATCTTCCTGGAGTCGGTGGCCATAATGCCGCAGCTCTTCATGATCACCAAGACCGGCGAGGCGGAGTCCATCACCACCCACTACCTGTTCTTCCTCGGCCTTTACCGAGCCCTCTACATAGCCAACTGGGTGTGGCGTTACCACACGGAGGGCTTCTTCGACCAGATCGCCGTGGTGTCCGGCGTCGTGCAGACCATTTTCTACTGCGATTTCTTCTACCTTTACGTCACAAAGG TGCTTCgaggaagaggaaagatgaGCCTGCCGATGCCCATTTAA